CACTCACAGGATCTGGGAAAGGAAGACCATGCACGCCAACGTTCACCGGACGGTCGTCACCGCAGCCGTCGCCGGGCTCACCGTCACCCTGCTGGCCGCCTGCAGCTCCGGCGGGGGGCCGGCCGCCGAGCCGTCGCTGGTCCCGGGCGCCTCCAGCGGCGGCACCCTGAAGATCGGCATCTCCTTCGACGAGCCCGGCCTCGGCCTGAAGTCAGGCGACGGCTACGCGGGTTTCGACGTCGACACCGCCACGTACGTGGCCAAGGCGCTGGGGGTCCCCGCCGGGGGCATCACGTGGGTGGAGGCCCAGCCGGCGGACCGCGAGAAGCTCCTCGCCGACGGTTCCGTCGACCTGGTGTTCGCCACGTACTCGATCACCGAGGAGCGCCGGCAGCAGGTCGACTTCGCCGGTCCCTACTTCGTCGCCCACCAGGACCTGCTGGTGCGGCGCAACGACGAGGACATCACCGGGCCGGACACGCTGAACGGCCGGAGCCTGTGCTCGGTGACGGGGACCACCTCCGCCCAGCTGGTCAAGGAGCGGTACCGGGGCAAGATCAGCCTGCAGGAGCTGCCCCGGTACTCCGACTGCGTGACCAAGCTGGCCGACGGCGAGGTCGACGCGGTCACCACCGACGACCTGATCCTCGCCGGCTACGCCGCCCAGAAGCAGTACAAGGGGGTCCTGCGGCTCGTCGGCAGGGGCTTCTCCGACGAGCTGTACGGCGTGGGGGTCAAGAAGGGCAGCCCCGACATGGTGACGAAGGTGAACGCGGCCCTGAAGCAGTACATCGCCGACGGGTCGTGGGAGCGGTCGCTGAAGAAGGAGGTCGGCCCCTCGGGCTACGCCATCCCCAACCCGCCGTCGCCGGGCGTCTGACCGGTACGGTTCCGGCATGGCGACGGGCACCGCGGAGGACCTGACCGCCCTGCTCGCCGGGTACGCGCCCTTCGACTCCCTGGACCCGGAGACGCTCGAGGCGGTGGCGGCCGCGGCGAGCATCGGGCGGTTCGCCCGGGGGGAGCTGGTGCACGACGCGTTCACCGACCCCACCTGGGAGGTGTTCCTCGTCATCGCCGGCCGGGTCGAGCTGTGGAACGACGCCGACGCCCTGACCGGGCCGGCGGACGAGGTGCTCGGCCCGGGCGGGGTGTTCGGGTTCTCCTCGATGCTGACCGAGCGGGCCGTCGGTCCCCGCGCGGTGGCCACCAGCGACGCCACCGTCGCCCGGATCCCCGGCTCGACCGTCGCCCCGGCGTTCGCCTCCCGGACCGGCGCCCGCTTCCTCGCCGAGCAGGTCTCCTCGGCCGGCCGGCCCGCGGCCGCGGCGCCCGCCTACAGCACCGTCGACGACCTCATCGTCCGGCCGCCGGTGGTCGTGGACCCGACGACGACGGTGGCCGAGACCGCCCGGCTGATGAGCGAGGCCGACGCCGGGTACGCCGCCGTCCGGGACGGCCACGGCGGCTACGGGCTGATCACCGACGCCCTGCTCCGGCGGCGCGTCCTCGTCGAGGGCCGCTCGGACGCCACCCCGGCCGGGGAGGTGATGGACCCGGGCACGCCCACCGCCGTGCTCGGCGACTCGGCCGCCGAGGCGCTGATCCTGATGCTCGACCGTGAGGCGGACTACCTCCTGGTCACCGACCGTGCGGGGGTGCTGCGGGGCGTCGTCTCCCCCCGCGACTTCACCGTCTCCCCCACCACGGCCGGGGTCTCGGTGCACGAGCAGCTGCGCCGGGCCGCGTCCACCGAGCAGCTGGAGGTGCGGGCCCGGACCATCCCGGGGGTGCTGGCCGACCTGCTGAACCGCGGCCTGGCCTCGGGCCGGGTGGTGGCGGTCCACTCGGCCCTGCTGGACGCCGTCGTCCGGCGGGCGCTGACGCTGGTGATGGCGGAGCACCCGGACCTGTCGGTGGACGCCTTCACCTGGCTGAGCCTGGGCAGCCACGGCCGCCGGGAGGCGGTGCTGAGCTCCGACGTCGACTCGGCCGTCGCCTTCGACGACGCCACGGACCCGGCCCAGCTGGAGCGCTACCGCGCGGCCTTCGCCGAGGTCGGCCGGGTGCTGGCCCGGGCCGGCATCAACGGGGACGAGCACGGCGCGAACGCCGAGCGGCCACCCTTCGCCCGCACCCACAGCGCCTGGCGGCAGGCGGCCCAGGGGTGGCTGGCCCGGCCCGCGGAGGACCAGGGGGCGGTGATGACCTCGCTGCTCGTCGACGCCCGCCCGATCCACGGCGACCCCGGGCTGCCGGCCGCAGCAGCGGTCTTCGCCGACCTGCGGCGGCACCCGGGCACCATGCGCCTGCTCCTGCAGGAGTCGCTGTCCCGCCGGGCCAAGCAGCCGCCGGCCCGGCTGCTCAGCCGGCGCAGCGGCCGGTTCGACGTCAAGGACCACGCGGTGCTGCCCATCGTGAACCTGGCCCGCTGGGCGAGCCTCAGCGTCGGGTCGGCCGCGCTGTCCACGCCGGAGCGGCTGCGCGCGGCGTCGGGCTCGGCGATGCTGCCGCAGGCGCAGGGCGACACCCTCGTCGAGGTGTTCGAGGTGCTGCAGCGGCTGCGGCTGCGCTACCAGGTGCGCCAGCACCAGCGGGGCGTCGCGCCGACCGACGTGCTGCGGATGGACCAGGTGTCCCCCCTCGACCGCAGCGTGATCGCCCAGGCCGTCCGCGAGGTGGCCTCGGTGCAGCGCCGGATGGACAACGTCGCCCAGTACGTCCCCGTCGAGGGCTGGGCCTCGCCGCCGCCCCCGTGAGCACCGTTCCCGCGAGCCCCGGTCCCGAGAGCACCGTCCCCGGGGGTGGCGGACCTCCGGGCACCGGGCGGGTCGCGGTCGTCGGTGACCTCGGCGGCCACCTGGAGGAGCTGACCGCCGAGCTGGTGCGGCTGGGGGCCGACCCGGTGTCCGGCCGGCTGCCGGACGACCTCACCGTCGTGCAGGTCGGCGACCTCGTGCACCGTGGCCCGGACTCCGAAGGCGTGCTGGCGCTGGTGGACCACCTCCTCCGCACCCAGCCGGGCCAGTGGGTGCAGCTGGTCGGCAACCACGAGGCGCAGTACCTGGCCGAGCCGCTGTTCGACTGGCCCGAGCGGCTCGGCGCCGCGGGGCGGGCGACGCTGCGGCGCTGGTGGTCCTCCGGCCTGATGCGGGTGGCGGCCGCGGTGACCACCGCCGAGGAGAGCTACCTCGTGACCCACGCGGGGCTGACGACCGGCTTCTGGCGCGACGTCCTGGGCGGGACGGAGGACGTCCGGGACGCCGGACGGCTGCTGAACGCCCTGGCCGGGGAGCACGAGGCCGAGCTGTTCCGGCCGGGTCACATGCTGACCGGTCGGCGCCCGGCCCGCGCCGCGGGACCGGTCTGGGCCGCGGCGGCGACGGAGCTCGTCCCGGGCTGGGCGGACCGCCGGCTGCCCTTCAGCCAGGTGCACGGCCACAGCTCCGTCTACGACTGGCGCCAGCTGAGGTTCCGCGTGCCGGCGGACCTCGTCCGGGTCACCCGGCTCGACGAGGAGGCCAAGCACGCGACCACGACCCTCGACGGCGGCCGCCTCGTCGGGGTCGACCCGGGCCACGGGCGGGAGCCGGTCCGGCCGTGGCGGGCCCTCGAGCTCGCCGGCCGGCTCACGGGATAGACCGCCGACCCACCTCCCCCACGCCCTCCCCACCGACCACGAACGGAGACCCCCGTGCCGGACCCCGCCGATCGAGCGCGGGTCGGGACCGACCCGACCTTCCCGCGGCTGCACGGGCGGCCGCGGCGCGGCTGGCTGAACGACCCGAACGGGCTGGCGCACGTCGACGGCACCTGGCACGTCTTCTTCCAGCACAACCCGGCCGCCCCGGTGCACGACGCCATCGCCTGGGGGCACGTCAGCTCGCCCGACCTGCTGCACTGGACCGAGGAGCCGCTGGCCCTGGTGCCGCGACCCGGCCGCCCCGACGCCGCCGGCTGCTGGAGCGGCTGCGTCGTCGACGACGGCGGGGTGCCGACGGCGGTCTACACCGCCGTGACGGCCGAGGCGTCCGACGGCCAGGTGCTGCTGGCCACCAGCGACCGGACGCTGCGGCACTGGCAGCAGGCCGCCACCGCGGTGGTCCCCGCCCCGGAGGGCCCGACCGTCACCGAGGTCCGGGACCCGTTCCTGGTCACCGTCGACGGCCGTCGGTACGCCGTGCAGGGCGCCGGCCGACCGACCCGGGACGGCCGGCCGCAGCTGCTGCACTGGGCCTGCGACGACCTGCAGCACTGGGAGCCGCTCGGCCCGCTGCTGGACGACGACGACC
The window above is part of the Friedmanniella luteola genome. Proteins encoded here:
- a CDS encoding metallophosphoesterase, which gives rise to MSTVPASPGPESTVPGGGGPPGTGRVAVVGDLGGHLEELTAELVRLGADPVSGRLPDDLTVVQVGDLVHRGPDSEGVLALVDHLLRTQPGQWVQLVGNHEAQYLAEPLFDWPERLGAAGRATLRRWWSSGLMRVAAAVTTAEESYLVTHAGLTTGFWRDVLGGTEDVRDAGRLLNALAGEHEAELFRPGHMLTGRRPARAAGPVWAAAATELVPGWADRRLPFSQVHGHSSVYDWRQLRFRVPADLVRVTRLDEEAKHATTTLDGGRLVGVDPGHGREPVRPWRALELAGRLTG
- a CDS encoding putative nucleotidyltransferase substrate binding domain-containing protein, whose product is MATGTAEDLTALLAGYAPFDSLDPETLEAVAAAASIGRFARGELVHDAFTDPTWEVFLVIAGRVELWNDADALTGPADEVLGPGGVFGFSSMLTERAVGPRAVATSDATVARIPGSTVAPAFASRTGARFLAEQVSSAGRPAAAAPAYSTVDDLIVRPPVVVDPTTTVAETARLMSEADAGYAAVRDGHGGYGLITDALLRRRVLVEGRSDATPAGEVMDPGTPTAVLGDSAAEALILMLDREADYLLVTDRAGVLRGVVSPRDFTVSPTTAGVSVHEQLRRAASTEQLEVRARTIPGVLADLLNRGLASGRVVAVHSALLDAVVRRALTLVMAEHPDLSVDAFTWLSLGSHGRREAVLSSDVDSAVAFDDATDPAQLERYRAAFAEVGRVLARAGINGDEHGANAERPPFARTHSAWRQAAQGWLARPAEDQGAVMTSLLVDARPIHGDPGLPAAAAVFADLRRHPGTMRLLLQESLSRRAKQPPARLLSRRSGRFDVKDHAVLPIVNLARWASLSVGSAALSTPERLRAASGSAMLPQAQGDTLVEVFEVLQRLRLRYQVRQHQRGVAPTDVLRMDQVSPLDRSVIAQAVREVASVQRRMDNVAQYVPVEGWASPPPP
- a CDS encoding glutamate ABC transporter substrate-binding protein, which encodes MHANVHRTVVTAAVAGLTVTLLAACSSGGGPAAEPSLVPGASSGGTLKIGISFDEPGLGLKSGDGYAGFDVDTATYVAKALGVPAGGITWVEAQPADREKLLADGSVDLVFATYSITEERRQQVDFAGPYFVAHQDLLVRRNDEDITGPDTLNGRSLCSVTGTTSAQLVKERYRGKISLQELPRYSDCVTKLADGEVDAVTTDDLILAGYAAQKQYKGVLRLVGRGFSDELYGVGVKKGSPDMVTKVNAALKQYIADGSWERSLKKEVGPSGYAIPNPPSPGV